GCGAAGGGCTCGGAAGCCGAGGCGGAGGTCTACCGGGCGGTGGCGATGGTGCGCGGGGGCAGCATGACCAGCCTGGGGCGGTTGGAGAAGGCTCTAGCAGCGGCCCAGACGACGGCGCCAGAGCCGTATCTGGACTTGGCTCAGGGGCAGCTGCAGGCGGGGCGGGTTGGGGATGCGGTGGCGACGCTGCAGAGGGTCGTCGACGCTCACCCGGAGCTCGCGGTGGCACATCTCCGCTTGGGGGTTGCCCTGGCGTCTGGCCGCAAGCTGGAGGCGGGGCGAGAGCACTTGCGTCGCTCGCTGGAGCTGGAGCCGGAGAGTCCGGAGGCGCTTTACAACTTGGGTAAGACGGAGATGGTGCAACAGCGCTTCCCGGCGGCGGAAGAGCTCTTCCGCCAGGCTCTCGATTTGCGGCCCAATCTGGTGGAGGCTCGCTTCGATTTGGGAGTGGCCCTGGCACTCCAGGGGCAGCTGGAGGCTTCTGCGGAGGAGTTCCGCAGGACTCTGGCGCTGGATCCCCGGCACGGAAAGGCCTATCTCAACCTGGGGCAGGCGCTCTTGCAGCTGGGGCGGGTTGAGGAAGCGCGGCGGTATTGGCGGCATGGGGTAGGTGAGGTCGAAGATCCCTCCTCGCTGAGGGACGCTCTCCAGAGGCTCGATGCTGCGGGTGCTCGCTGACGGGGTTGGGGTTCCCGACAGGAGATCCGCAAGCCCCCTCGACCCTGTGCGCGCCGCTCAAACGCTTCGCGCCCTTCGGGTTGGGTTCGCGACGTGCTCGGTTCGAGGGGGCTCGCGGATCAAGGGCGGGAAGGGCCGGTTCCCTTTTTCAGCTGACCTCGTCGTCGTACCTGTTCAAGGCTGTTGCTTCAGTCGCGTCGAGGACGTCAAAGTGGGCGAGCTGAGACAAGCACCAGTGTCACCCGACCATCAGCCCGGAGCCTGTTCGAGCCGAGCACGATGCGAACTCAACCCGAAGGGCTCGTAGCGCCCGCCAGGGCGCGAAGTGTTTGAGCAGCGCGCGCAGGATCGAACAGGCTCCGGGCTGCCCCGTCGGGTCTCGAGAAGCCCCAGCAGCGGGCAGGCCGAAAGGGCTAGGAACGTTTCCGCCGCGGCCGGTGCTCAGGCGTGGCGGTGAGGGGGTCTTCGGGCCAGGCGTGTTTGGGGTAGCGGCCGGCGAGCTCCTTGCGCACTTCCGGGTACGTGTTCTCCCAGAAGCTTGCCAGATCCTGGGTCACCTGCTGCGGGCGCTGGTTGGGGGCCAGGAGGTGCATCAGGACCGGCACGCGACCGCCGGCGACCTTGGGGGTTTCCCGCAAACCGAAAAGCTCCTGGATGCGCACCGCGAGGATGGGGGGCTTGCCTGGTTCATAGCGCAGGCGGATCTGGCTGCCGCTGGGGACCTTCCAGCGTTCCGGTGCTTCTCGCTTCAGAGCCTGCTGCTGGGGCGGCGTGAGCATGCCCTGGAGAAAATCCAGCAGCGGCGCCTTGCGCAGATCGTCGAAGGAGCGGCGGCCGACGCTGAGCACCGGGAGCAGCCTTGCCCAGGTTTCCCGACCAAAGACCGGCAGCTCCAACTCCGGCCGCCAGTGGCGGAGGCTCTCCACCCGCGCCAGAAAACTGGCCACTTCCGGATCGTCCAGCGCCAGCGCTGCCTCCGGCTGCTCCAACGCCGCCGCCGCCAAGACCTCCGCCGCCTGCTCCTCCGGCACCGGATGCTCCGTCTCCTCCACCACGAGATCCAAAAACCGCCGCCGCCGCCAGGCCACCACCCGCCGGCGTTGAGGATCGAACTCCGCCTCCACCGCCGTGCTCAGCAGCTCCTCCGGCAGCCAGTCCCGCTCCACCGCCGAGGCCTGGCGCACCCACGCCTCCGTGCGCTCGCCGCGGCGGCCGGCGTCCACGTCCAGGCAGAGGAAAAGCTCGGCTCCGCGCACCGAGCTGGAGGGGGCGAGGCGCACGCCGCGGCCACCGACCATCAAGCCCCGTACCTCGCTGCCGGATCCTCGCCCGCCCGCTTCCGCCGGTGGGTTGCCGGCTTCCCGCCGCCGCGCCAAGCGGTCCGGAAACGCCGCCAACAGGCAGCGGGAGAGGGCCTCGAAAGAATCTTCGTCGTCGGGAGCCTTGGGCTGGTTCCCTCCGTCAACCTGCCTCCGGGCGGCTCCGGCCAGCTGGCGTGCGGAGCGTAGGACGTGATGAGCCGTGCCTTCCTTGAGGCCGGCAGGGGCATGGCGGCGGTGGCGGAATTGTTCCAGCGCCTCCACCCGGTCTAGCAAATCCGACGAAGAATGCCCGCGACCTCCTTGCCAGCCACGCTCGAAGGGCAATCGCTCCGCCATCAGCGCGGCGGCCAGGGCGCCCCGGCGCAGACAGCCCCGATGCTGAGCTTCCACCAGCAGCCGAGCCAGCCGGGGTTGGGTGGGGATCTTTACCAGCGCCTGGCCCAGGGCGGTGGCGCCGCCGCGGGAGTCGAGGGCGCCCAGATGGCGGAGCAGCTCCTGAGCCTGCTCCAGCACCGGGGCGTCCGGCGCCTCAAACCAAGGGAACGCCGATGGGGCCGTTTCTCCCCAGGCGGCGAGTTGAAGCACCGCGCCGGCCAGATCGACCCGCCGCACCTCCGGCGTGTCCCAGGCCGGCAAGCCCCGTTGCTCGTGCTCGCTCCACAGCCGCAGGCAATACCCGGAGGCCTCGCGGCCGGCGCGGCCGGTGCGCTGGTCGGCGGAGGCGCGGCTGATGCGTCCCAGCTCCAGGCGGTTGAGGCCGCAGGCCGGGTCGTAGCGCAACGTGCGGGCCAATCCTGAGTCCACCACGCCGCGCACCCCCTCGACGGTCACGGAGCTCTCCGCCACGTTGGTGGCCAGCACCACCCGCGGGCGATCCTGGCGGCGCAGGGCGGCATCCTGCTTGCCGGAGGCCAGGTCGCCGTAGAGGGGGAGCACCGAGATTCCCTCGGCCCGGCTCCAGCCTTCCAGCATGGAGGCTACCCGGTGAATCTCGCCGACGCCGGGGAGGAAGACCAGCAAGTCTCCTCCGGCGGCTTCGAAGGCTTGGGGCACGGCTCGGGCCACGGTCTCGGCGGTGCGCCGGGGGTCCGTCGGCTGGGAGGTGCGTTCGGCGTCCTCTCGATAGGCGATCTCCACCGGATACCGGCGGCCTTCGCTTTCCAGGATCGGGCAATCCCCCAGATACTTCGCCACCGGCTGGGCTTCGAGGGTGGCGGACATCACCAGCAGGCGCAGCTCCGGCCGCGCTTCTTGCACCCGCCGGGCCATGGCGAGGGCTAGATCCGAGTCCAGCCGCCGCTCATGGAATTCGTCGAAGATCACCACGTCGACCCCGTCGAGGAAAGGGTCGGCTTGGAGCATGCGCAGCAGCACGCCCTCGGTGACCACGAGGATGCGGGTGCGCGGGCCCCAGCGGCGATCGAAGCGGACCTGGTAACCGATCTCCTCCCCCACGTCGACGCCCCACTCCGCCGCGATGCGCCGGGCGGCGGCGCGAGCGGCGATGCGCCGGGGCTCGAGCATGATCACGCGGCCGGCTTGCGCGACCCCGAGGGCCAGCAGGGCCGGGGGCACGCGGGTGGTTTTGCCGGCACCGGTCTCCGCTCGCAGCACTGCCGCGGGGTGCTCGCGCAGGGTTGCTGCCAGCTCCGGCAGCAAGGGGTCGATGGGTAAGGGAGGCCGGGGGGCGGGGGGTGTCGGAGGGCGAGAGCTCATGGTGCGACCCGCGGTCTCGAAGAGAGATCGCCGGTGGCCCCTAAGCTACGTGCCCCGGAAGAGCTCCGCAAGGGGGGCGGATGGAGCAGAGGGAATCAGCGAGGCGGGTTGGCGGAAACGGTCTTGAGCTTGGCCGCCGACTCCAGATACGGGGCTGCGGGCATCAGACCTTGCTTCCAGCACTGGCGCAGGACGCCGCGGAGGGAGTTGAGAAAGCGATTGATCATCTGGGGAGAATAAGGCTCGCCGTCGGTCTCGGAGGTCCACTCTCCGTTGACCAGACGCTCCCGCAGTTGGACCACTTCTTCCGGTTCGAGCTCCCACCAAGGCGCGTTGACGCCGTCATAGCTACGACTGCCCCCGCGCGGTCCCTTGGGCCACTCGATCTCGGCGGCCATCAGGTCCAAGACCTCGCGGGCGGTTCGTTCTTTGCGGGCCGACAATCCGCTCAAATACTCTTCAACTGGGTTGGGTTCCACGACTTCCATGCTCACCTCGGTCGTTCCGTAAACAGTAGCTTCCCTAGCCTCAACGACAAGGCCAGGACCGTACTTCGCTCAGTAAATCAACGAATATGAAGAAAAGAATTGAAAAGCTTACAGCTGGGCGGCACAGCCAGCCTCAGCCGCCCACGGATTGTACAACTAAAATCCATTGTCGCCAAGCGCGATCCAAAGGTCGCGACATGTCGCCAGATCTTGCGTACAAGG
This genomic interval from Acidobacteriota bacterium contains the following:
- the hrpB gene encoding ATP-dependent helicase HrpB, with amino-acid sequence MSSRPPTPPAPRPPLPIDPLLPELAATLREHPAAVLRAETGAGKTTRVPPALLALGVAQAGRVIMLEPRRIAARAAARRIAAEWGVDVGEEIGYQVRFDRRWGPRTRILVVTEGVLLRMLQADPFLDGVDVVIFDEFHERRLDSDLALAMARRVQEARPELRLLVMSATLEAQPVAKYLGDCPILESEGRRYPVEIAYREDAERTSQPTDPRRTAETVARAVPQAFEAAGGDLLVFLPGVGEIHRVASMLEGWSRAEGISVLPLYGDLASGKQDAALRRQDRPRVVLATNVAESSVTVEGVRGVVDSGLARTLRYDPACGLNRLELGRISRASADQRTGRAGREASGYCLRLWSEHEQRGLPAWDTPEVRRVDLAGAVLQLAAWGETAPSAFPWFEAPDAPVLEQAQELLRHLGALDSRGGATALGQALVKIPTQPRLARLLVEAQHRGCLRRGALAAALMAERLPFERGWQGGRGHSSSDLLDRVEALEQFRHRRHAPAGLKEGTAHHVLRSARQLAGAARRQVDGGNQPKAPDDEDSFEALSRCLLAAFPDRLARRREAGNPPAEAGGRGSGSEVRGLMVGGRGVRLAPSSSVRGAELFLCLDVDAGRRGERTEAWVRQASAVERDWLPEELLSTAVEAEFDPQRRRVVAWRRRRFLDLVVEETEHPVPEEQAAEVLAAAALEQPEAALALDDPEVASFLARVESLRHWRPELELPVFGRETWARLLPVLSVGRRSFDDLRKAPLLDFLQGMLTPPQQQALKREAPERWKVPSGSQIRLRYEPGKPPILAVRIQELFGLRETPKVAGGRVPVLMHLLAPNQRPQQVTQDLASFWENTYPEVRKELAGRYPKHAWPEDPLTATPEHRPRRKRS